A genomic region of Streptomyces sp. NBC_00247 contains the following coding sequences:
- a CDS encoding ABC transporter permease, translated as MKGTGDSRGLARRLLAVGRVAGRRSEAGGARFVALLLATVVLVLGLGTLVAVHAVYTGQEERRVARTPVVERASQQAEGSTAWFVGSDTLDGERRFSVVYLAPHRGNAPLPPGVDHWPAPGQAVLSPALREAGADEDIDLRYGELAGTIGPLGVDEPSEWLAYVRPRDGLGAQPPSALVSGFGPTAGQVATGLEPGSGRYDNKPEWMFEAVVAGMVVLPGLALLVVGVRIGAHARDRRTALVAALGGKRRDRALVAVGEAQLPALIGAALGAAVVATALLRDLRIPHTGYALSSAYLREHGWGIALVPVVALLVVLAAVVIADLAPRRGAGGTRPRSTAKNTWMSRLAALCPVMTLVAIRGPDFAGTGSAWHMLLGWAGTAGTMLTLPAAVATVTMATGRVLTRQGQAHGLAGTLVAGRRTSTHPGATARLVTGITVALIVLMQAIAWQGLFASQSTDAQHTLNRIGRSAVSVGTHGTVTTADMTTFLRRLPDTEAVLLTPPTDSRDGPITLYGDCTALTALRLPCPPHDARADGVPEDLRLRELLRWTPHGSLTLDIRRTTHDTLARLAAASSENATFAVLRPDGADLSVPALKKLSYEVFPRGARVGAPGEGELTAGMPNRDQGRWSVLFGVFGIAVLAVTAGLSGVAEFLRHGRALAPLSVLTGGLRVFRTSAAWAVLAPLALAGLFGSAVAAALAAPINANGESYITRELLWSVAGVVLVISILMWMWAVTVSTRLAQAWRPRGD; from the coding sequence GTGAAGGGCACAGGCGACTCGCGCGGGCTCGCGCGAAGGCTCCTGGCAGTCGGCCGGGTCGCGGGCCGGCGCTCGGAGGCGGGCGGAGCGCGGTTCGTCGCGCTGCTTCTCGCGACGGTCGTTCTCGTCCTCGGTCTGGGCACGCTGGTCGCGGTGCACGCCGTGTACACGGGCCAGGAGGAACGGCGGGTGGCCCGGACCCCGGTGGTGGAGCGTGCGTCGCAGCAGGCGGAGGGTTCCACCGCGTGGTTCGTGGGATCGGACACGCTCGACGGGGAGCGGCGTTTCAGCGTGGTGTACCTCGCCCCTCACCGGGGGAACGCGCCGCTTCCGCCCGGCGTGGACCACTGGCCGGCTCCCGGGCAGGCGGTACTGTCCCCCGCCCTCCGGGAAGCCGGCGCGGACGAGGACATCGACCTCCGGTACGGCGAACTGGCCGGCACCATCGGGCCGCTGGGGGTGGACGAGCCGTCCGAGTGGCTCGCGTACGTCCGCCCGCGCGACGGCCTGGGAGCGCAGCCGCCGAGCGCACTGGTCAGCGGGTTCGGGCCGACTGCCGGACAGGTCGCCACCGGCCTCGAACCCGGCTCGGGCCGGTACGACAACAAGCCGGAGTGGATGTTCGAGGCCGTCGTGGCCGGCATGGTCGTTCTGCCCGGGCTCGCCCTGCTGGTGGTAGGGGTACGGATCGGTGCCCACGCCCGCGACCGCAGGACCGCGCTCGTCGCCGCTCTGGGCGGTAAGCGACGCGACCGTGCCCTCGTCGCGGTCGGCGAGGCCCAACTCCCGGCCCTGATCGGCGCCGCCCTCGGAGCGGCAGTCGTGGCCACCGCGCTGCTGCGCGACCTCCGGATTCCCCACACCGGCTATGCGCTCTCCTCCGCGTATCTTCGCGAGCACGGCTGGGGAATCGCACTGGTGCCCGTGGTGGCGCTCCTCGTCGTCCTCGCGGCGGTGGTCATCGCGGACCTCGCTCCGCGCCGGGGTGCGGGAGGGACACGGCCCCGCAGCACGGCCAAAAACACCTGGATGTCTCGTCTGGCCGCCCTGTGCCCGGTCATGACGCTCGTCGCGATACGCGGACCGGACTTCGCCGGAACAGGCTCCGCCTGGCACATGCTCCTCGGCTGGGCAGGTACCGCGGGCACCATGCTCACCCTCCCCGCCGCGGTAGCGACCGTCACAATGGCCACCGGACGAGTCCTCACCCGACAGGGACAGGCACACGGCCTCGCCGGAACCCTAGTGGCGGGACGCCGCACCAGCACACACCCCGGAGCCACCGCCCGTCTGGTCACCGGCATCACCGTGGCGCTCATCGTGCTGATGCAGGCCATCGCCTGGCAAGGCCTGTTCGCATCGCAGAGCACCGACGCCCAACACACCCTCAACCGCATCGGCCGCAGCGCTGTTTCGGTCGGTACCCACGGCACCGTGACCACAGCCGACATGACCACCTTCCTCCGACGCCTCCCGGACACCGAGGCCGTCCTGCTCACTCCACCGACGGACAGCCGCGACGGGCCGATCACCCTGTACGGCGACTGCACAGCCCTCACCGCCCTGCGACTCCCCTGCCCTCCGCACGACGCGCGGGCGGACGGCGTGCCAGAGGATCTGAGACTGCGGGAACTGCTCCGCTGGACACCCCACGGCTCTCTCACACTCGACATCCGCCGCACCACACACGACACGCTCGCCCGACTCGCCGCCGCCTCCAGCGAGAATGCCACCTTCGCGGTTCTGCGCCCCGATGGGGCCGATCTCTCCGTTCCCGCCCTCAAGAAGTTGTCGTACGAGGTGTTCCCGCGCGGCGCGAGGGTCGGCGCTCCGGGCGAAGGCGAGCTGACCGCCGGCATGCCCAACCGGGACCAAGGCCGTTGGAGCGTCCTGTTCGGCGTATTCGGTATCGCCGTGCTCGCCGTGACGGCCGGACTCAGTGGCGTGGCCGAGTTCCTCCGCCACGGACGGGCGCTCGCACCGCTGTCCGTCCTGACCGGTGGCCTGCGGGTCTTCCGGACGAGCGCCGCGTGGGCCGTCCTGGCCCCCCTCGCACTCGCCGGTCTGTTCGGCAGCGCTGTCGCGGCGGCCCTGGCCGCCCCCATCAACGCCAACGGCGAGTCCTACATCACCCGCGAACTGCTCTGGTCAGTGGCGGGAGTCGTCCTGGTCATCAGCATCCTGATGTGGATGTGGGCAGTCACCGTCTCCACCCGCCTGGCCCAGGCTTGGCGACCGCGCGGCGACTGA
- a CDS encoding ABC transporter ATP-binding protein, producing MGTVHESGDGQPVLEITGLRHKAGERTLFTDLALSLRAGGSVAVTGPSGSGKSTLLSCVLGLISPDAGSVKVAGTEIVGLRRSRLATLRARAIGMVFQFGELLPELSPVDNVVLASLLSRDSRGDARDRAQRLLDDLGVPSATTSEELSGGERQRTAVARALINEPALVLADEPTGALDAETRDRTAELLFALPRRHSCGLLVVTHDPGIAERADRVLRLSAGTLETVIEGAAE from the coding sequence GTGGGTACGGTGCATGAGTCGGGGGACGGGCAACCCGTTCTGGAGATCACAGGGTTGCGACACAAGGCGGGCGAGCGAACGCTCTTCACGGACCTCGCCCTCTCGCTGCGTGCCGGAGGGTCCGTGGCCGTGACCGGACCCAGCGGATCAGGGAAGAGCACACTGCTGTCGTGCGTGCTGGGACTGATCAGTCCGGACGCGGGTTCGGTGAAGGTGGCCGGCACGGAGATCGTGGGGCTGCGGCGATCGCGGCTCGCCACGCTGCGGGCCCGGGCGATCGGCATGGTCTTCCAGTTCGGCGAACTCCTCCCGGAACTGAGCCCCGTGGACAACGTCGTACTCGCCTCCCTGCTCTCCCGCGACAGCCGCGGCGACGCACGCGACCGGGCGCAGCGTCTGCTGGACGACCTCGGAGTGCCAAGTGCTACGACCAGTGAGGAGCTGTCCGGCGGCGAGCGGCAGCGTACGGCGGTGGCCCGGGCACTGATCAACGAACCGGCCCTCGTACTGGCCGACGAACCGACCGGTGCGCTGGACGCCGAGACCCGCGACCGGACCGCGGAGCTGCTGTTCGCCCTGCCCCGGCGTCATTCCTGCGGGCTCCTCGTCGTGACCCACGATCCGGGCATCGCCGAGCGCGCCGATCGTGTGCTCCGGCTCTCCGCCGGAACACTGGAAACGGTCATCGAGGGAGCGGCCGAGTGA
- a CDS encoding isocitrate lyase/PEP mutase family protein: MDFRTTVERARRLKQLHAEHRPLVLPTVWDVWSARTAADAGFPALTIGSHPLANSRGADDQEGQTFEEVLAAVRPIIAAVDIPVSVDLEAGYGQEPADLIAGLTEAGGVGLNLEDTVHSDGGRVRSTQEHARYIAGLRAAADDAGVPVWINGRTDLFLHAEKPADVLDEAIERLRAMEQSGADSVYPVRIQDDDDLLTAVTGAVAVPVNSTAHPVKHDLERFRRLGVGRITYGPLLQLAMTDAMKSALGPWAP; the protein is encoded by the coding sequence ATGGACTTTCGTACCACTGTTGAACGCGCTCGCCGTCTCAAGCAGTTGCATGCCGAACACAGGCCGCTCGTACTGCCGACCGTGTGGGATGTCTGGTCGGCGCGGACGGCGGCCGACGCCGGATTCCCCGCGCTGACCATCGGCAGTCATCCGCTCGCCAACTCCCGGGGAGCCGACGACCAGGAAGGGCAGACCTTCGAAGAGGTTCTCGCCGCCGTCCGACCGATCATCGCAGCGGTCGACATCCCCGTCTCCGTCGACCTGGAGGCCGGATACGGGCAGGAGCCCGCGGACCTCATCGCCGGACTCACCGAGGCCGGCGGCGTCGGTCTCAACCTCGAGGACACCGTCCATTCCGACGGCGGCCGCGTGCGCAGCACTCAGGAGCACGCGCGCTACATCGCCGGCCTGCGCGCGGCGGCCGACGACGCCGGCGTCCCGGTCTGGATCAACGGGCGCACCGACCTCTTCCTGCACGCGGAGAAGCCGGCCGATGTCCTCGACGAGGCGATCGAGCGCCTGCGGGCCATGGAGCAGTCCGGCGCCGACAGCGTCTACCCGGTACGTATCCAGGACGACGACGATCTGCTCACGGCCGTGACCGGCGCCGTAGCCGTCCCGGTGAACTCCACCGCTCATCCCGTCAAGCACGACCTCGAGCGCTTCCGGCGCCTCGGTGTCGGCCGGATCACCTACGGCCCGCTGCTGCAACTCGCGATGACCGACGCGATGAAGAGCGCGCTCGGGCCGTGGGCTCCCTGA
- a CDS encoding contact-dependent growth inhibition system immunity protein yields MATSTDRFRELRRLLSSYESTGLAFDDTESRPGDALSAYLSQTASDPGRAAEAVAEIEDLLTVGLFDEEMAEDVDLLPRINPPDGETVEGCLAVIGGHLRRSLTGPATSARTPPRTAQGWAERFPELAQMLGAYFHQDFPLDYSSHREALDDYISDTPESDLQQVAEEIREFLTLNESDQSLRKWTSALGRAVAPPTGVQLRPWLADVRAIILNQ; encoded by the coding sequence GTGGCAACATCGACCGATCGATTCCGAGAACTTCGGCGTCTCCTGTCCTCCTACGAATCGACGGGTCTCGCCTTCGACGATACCGAGAGCCGCCCCGGGGACGCACTCTCCGCCTACCTCAGTCAAACGGCGTCAGACCCAGGACGCGCGGCCGAGGCGGTAGCCGAAATCGAGGATCTCCTCACGGTCGGCCTGTTCGACGAAGAAATGGCGGAAGACGTCGATCTCCTTCCCAGGATCAATCCACCCGACGGAGAGACGGTGGAAGGGTGCCTCGCCGTCATCGGCGGCCACCTCCGAAGGAGCCTGACAGGTCCGGCAACATCCGCCCGCACCCCGCCTCGAACCGCGCAGGGGTGGGCAGAGCGCTTCCCCGAACTGGCACAGATGCTGGGAGCGTACTTCCACCAGGACTTCCCGCTGGATTACTCCTCACACAGAGAAGCCCTTGACGACTACATCTCGGATACACCCGAGAGTGACCTTCAACAAGTGGCGGAGGAAATCCGCGAGTTCCTCACCCTCAACGAATCGGATCAATCTCTCAGAAAATGGACGAGCGCACTGGGACGTGCAGTCGCCCCGCCTACGGGGGTTCAGCTGCGCCCATGGTTGGCGGACGTCCGGGCAATCATCCTCAACCAGTAG